TCTTACTACCACATTGTCTTCAAAATGAAGATTGCATATTCAAAATAACTTCTGATGTAAAAAATTGTAAAAAATGTGGGAAATGTAAAATGGGAGATTTCTTAGCTTTGAAAGAGGAATATGGTTTATCTGTAAAAGTGGCTACTGGGGGAACACTAGCAAGACTTTATCTTAAGAAAGAAAGACCAGATTTTATAATAGCAGTGGCTTGTAAAAGAGATTTAGTGACAGGAATATTTGATATGTATCCAATGAATGTTTATGGAATATTCAATATAATAAAAGACTCTCCTTGTGTAAATACAGATGTGGATATTAAGGAGATAAGAAAAGTCTTAAATAATGTTTTAAATAAAGGAGAGTGAAAACTTGTGAGAAAAAATGCTACAAAGATATTAATATTTTCTTTATTTATTAGCAGTTTAGCTTATGGTGGAATGAAAGAAGACATAATTTTTCTTAATGAGTTATATGGTCAAGGAAGATATGAGATGGCTATTCAAGAATCAAAAAAATTCTTAAATATCTATCCAAAATCAAAATATAACAAAGATTTATGTAAAAGAATTGGGATTATAAGCTATCTAAATGGAAACTATGAAGAGTCAAAAACTTATTTTAATAAATATATGACAGAGTATAAGATAAAAAAATCTGAAAAAAATGAGGCTTATTCATATCTTTACAGAATCGCTCTTTTAGAAAATGATAAAACAAAATCAGGTTATTATAAAAATATAATAAGATTAGACGAAGAAGTAAACGAGATGACAGACTACGAAAGTGGAATTATTCTTCTAAATAATGGAAGAAATGAAGAGGCACTAGCTCATTTTAACGAGGCAATTTCTTTACAAGGAGCAAACTTAGAAAATTCTTATCTTTATAAATCTTTGGTTCTTTTAAACCTTGGAAGACATCAAGAAGCTTTAAACTCTGTAAACGTATATAATAATATGAATATTAAAAATAAAGATTTACCACTTATAACATATCTTTATGGAGTTTTAAACTATAGACTAAACAATATAAATAAAGCTATTGAATATTTAGAATCAGGTTTAAAAAACTTTCCAAATGATTCTTATAGTCTAAAGGGAAAATTAGTTTTAATAGAGATATACTTAAATAGAAGTGAGGCAACAAAAGCTCTAAGACTTTATTCAACTCTTACAGATAAAGCTGATATAGTAAAAGCCTCAAAAGTTTTTGGAAGTTTCTTTATAACTAAGGGAGAATATACAAGAGCTATTGACTTCTTTGATAAGATACCAACTAAAGACCAAGGAACTCAATATGCTTATGCCTATGCTTATTTTAAAGAAAATAACTTCGATAGAGCAATCAAGGAATTTAAAAAGATTGACTCTCCAAAATATAAAACAGATGCACAATATTATGAGATTTTATCATATTACAATCTTAAAAATTATGCTGAGGTTTTAAAATATGAGCCAACTCTTAACGACTATCTAATGGACAGTAAAAAATATAATGATGTTAGAGTTGTATTTGCAAACTCAGCTTATGAGCTAGAAGAATATCAAAAATCTTATGATTATTACTGCGAAGTTTATAAAGATTACCCAGAGCTTGAAAATCTTTATAGAAAAATGGTAGTTGGAAGAAAATTAGATGATGATAAATTAATGGAAAGTATCTTGGCAGAGTATAAGGAAAAATATCCAGAGGATAAAACTTATAAAAAAGATATCTATACTCTTTTAGGAGAGTTCTATTATAAAAATAAAAATATGGCAAAGGCTGAAAATACTTATAAAGAGTTTTTAGCCACAGAAAATGAAGTTGGAATGACTAACAAACTGGTAGATCTTTTAGTAAATGAGAAAAAATATACTGAGGTTTTAGAATATCTAAATACTTTAGAGCCAACAGATGACAATGAGTACCTAAAAGGTATTGCTTATATGGGAATAGGAAACTATCCAAAAGCTAATGAGTTTTTTGGGGAACTTAATAAAAAAGAGGGAATAGACCCTAAATTAGATGAAAAAGTAAGATATTCAACAATAAAAAATAATTTCTTATGGGAAAAATATCAAACAGTTTTAACTGATGGTAGAGCTTATATTTCAAATAAAGAGGCTTATAGAATAGATGATATTATAGATATTATTGGTATCTCTTATTATAGAATGGAAAACTTCAAAAGAGCTAGAGAATATTTTACAATCTTACAAAAATATAGAGGAAGATATTCTTATGCTAAGTATCAAATAGCTGATACATATTTTGCTGAGAAAGATTATGTAAAAGCTCTAGAGTTATTCCAAGAAATTGGAAATGATAAAAAATATCAAAAAGATTATAGAGAGGGAGCAAACTATTGGAAACTTCAATGCTATTTATCTCTAAATCAAGTTGATAAATTCTTGGGAGAGAGTGAGATTTTTGCTAAGACTTATCCAAAATCAACATATATGAAAAATCTTATGATAATAAGAGGAAAGGTATTAGTTGAAAAAGGAGATATGTCTAAAGCTTTGGAAGAATATAAAAATCTATATGCTAAGATGACTAGCAAAGATGAAAAAGATTCTACATTAGAGAAAATAATTGATATTACTCTTCTATCAAATGATAAGAAAGAGGCAAAAGTTTGGATAGATAAACTAAACGATACTTATAAAAAAGCTTATTACAGTTCAGTTTATTATAGAAGTCAAGAGATGTTTGACGAGGCTAGAAAGTCAGAAAAAGTTCTTCTTAAATCAAAAGATTATAAAGATTATGCTTTAAAAAATCTAGCTGATGACGAATATTCAAGTCAAAAATATAAAGAGGCTTTAAAATATTATCAAGATATAGACAAATTAGATATAAGTTCTTATAAAGACTATGCTCTATATATGATTGGAAATATATATACTAAAGAAGGAAAACTTGGTGAGGCTGAAGTAACTCTTACAAAAGTATTTGTACTTTATCCACAAAGTGATTATGTAATACCAGCTCAAATAAAATTAGCTGAAGTTTATGAAATGAATAAAGATTATAAAAAAGCTGTATCTGCTTATGAAGAGATAGACAGAAATCCAAAAGCTAGTGAGTATCACGAATTTATTTTAGAAAAACTATTATATATAAGTTTACAACAAGAAAATAAAGAAAATGTTGTAAAATATTATGATGAGTTAAGTAAGATAAATAAATTGTCAGCTGATAAATACAAAGATATAGTTGATAAAATCAAAGTTTTAGAAAATGAAGTTGAAGTAGAAGGAGAATCTTCTGAAATCGAGAAAGCTGAGATGTCAGTAAAAGAGGATATACAATCTAATGAGATAAAATCAGAAGTAAAAGAAGTACCAGTTGAAACTAAAGAAGTAACTGAAACAAAAAAATAAAAACTTAAGGAAAAATAAAAACGGAGGTAAGGAATGAAAAAAACTGTTTTATTATTAATGTTAGCAATGAGTTTAGGAGTTTATTCAGCAGAAAATCAGGTAGTTCAACAAAGCAATGTTTTAATAGACAAAGAGGTTACTGGAGTAAATAAAGATACTCTAGAAGTTAGAGAAATAAAAGAAGAGGGGCTAGAGTTAGAACAAGAAAAAGTAGACGCTACAAGACTAAATGTATCTAACAAAAAATTAAAAGAGGAAAAAGAAGCTAATTTATTAAGAGAAGATGAAAAATTAAAAAAAGAATTATCTGGAGATGTTGAAAAAGAATCATCTATTTGGAAAGTTATATTAGGAATATTAGCAGTAGCTGGAATAGCAGTAGCTTTATAATTAGGAGGACAATAGAAAATGTATTGGATAGAAAAAGGTGGAATATTGATGTACTTCATAGCAGGTATGTCTATTCTAGGAACAACAGTTATTATTGAGAGATTTTTTTACTTTATTTTATCAGAGAGAAACAAATTTGATGATATAAGAGATAGGTTTCAAAAATATTTAGAAGAAAATGATATAAAAGGTGCTATTGAATTTTTGGGAAATTCTAAATCTGCTAGTGGTAGAGTTGTAAAAGATGTATTAGCTATCTGGGCAAA
This Fusobacterium perfoetens DNA region includes the following protein-coding sequences:
- a CDS encoding DUF116 domain-containing protein; this encodes MTKFFKNIMTKLVYNYYFVCYFFEEKILKDQKAFNKFSYKLVNYNNRRVLKNIKGKSPKKISILLPHCLQNEDCIFKITSDVKNCKKCGKCKMGDFLALKEEYGLSVKVATGGTLARLYLKKERPDFIIAVACKRDLVTGIFDMYPMNVYGIFNIIKDSPCVNTDVDIKEIRKVLNNVLNKGE
- a CDS encoding tetratricopeptide repeat protein — protein: MRKNATKILIFSLFISSLAYGGMKEDIIFLNELYGQGRYEMAIQESKKFLNIYPKSKYNKDLCKRIGIISYLNGNYEESKTYFNKYMTEYKIKKSEKNEAYSYLYRIALLENDKTKSGYYKNIIRLDEEVNEMTDYESGIILLNNGRNEEALAHFNEAISLQGANLENSYLYKSLVLLNLGRHQEALNSVNVYNNMNIKNKDLPLITYLYGVLNYRLNNINKAIEYLESGLKNFPNDSYSLKGKLVLIEIYLNRSEATKALRLYSTLTDKADIVKASKVFGSFFITKGEYTRAIDFFDKIPTKDQGTQYAYAYAYFKENNFDRAIKEFKKIDSPKYKTDAQYYEILSYYNLKNYAEVLKYEPTLNDYLMDSKKYNDVRVVFANSAYELEEYQKSYDYYCEVYKDYPELENLYRKMVVGRKLDDDKLMESILAEYKEKYPEDKTYKKDIYTLLGEFYYKNKNMAKAENTYKEFLATENEVGMTNKLVDLLVNEKKYTEVLEYLNTLEPTDDNEYLKGIAYMGIGNYPKANEFFGELNKKEGIDPKLDEKVRYSTIKNNFLWEKYQTVLTDGRAYISNKEAYRIDDIIDIIGISYYRMENFKRAREYFTILQKYRGRYSYAKYQIADTYFAEKDYVKALELFQEIGNDKKYQKDYREGANYWKLQCYLSLNQVDKFLGESEIFAKTYPKSTYMKNLMIIRGKVLVEKGDMSKALEEYKNLYAKMTSKDEKDSTLEKIIDITLLSNDKKEAKVWIDKLNDTYKKAYYSSVYYRSQEMFDEARKSEKVLLKSKDYKDYALKNLADDEYSSQKYKEALKYYQDIDKLDISSYKDYALYMIGNIYTKEGKLGEAEVTLTKVFVLYPQSDYVIPAQIKLAEVYEMNKDYKKAVSAYEEIDRNPKASEYHEFILEKLLYISLQQENKENVVKYYDELSKINKLSADKYKDIVDKIKVLENEVEVEGESSEIEKAEMSVKEDIQSNEIKSEVKEVPVETKEVTETKK